A window of the Cicer arietinum cultivar CDC Frontier isolate Library 1 chromosome 6, Cicar.CDCFrontier_v2.0, whole genome shotgun sequence genome harbors these coding sequences:
- the LOC101513091 gene encoding V-type proton ATPase catalytic subunit A codes for MPAVYGGSRMTTFEDSEKESEYGYVRKVSGPVVVADGMNGAAMYELVRVGHDNLIGEIIRLEGDSATIQVYEETAGLMVNDPVLRTHKPLSVELGPGILGNIFDGIQRPLKTIAKISADVYIPRGVSVPALDKDTLWEFSPKKIGEGDLLTGGDLYATVFENSLMEHRVALPPDAMGKVTYVAPAGQYSLKDTVLELEFQGVKKKFTMLQSWPVRTPRPVASKLAADTPLLTGQRVLDALFPSVLGGTCAIPGAFGCGKTVISQALSKYSNSDAVIYVGCGERGNEMAEVLMDFPQLTMTLPDGREESVMKRTTLVANTSNMPVAAREASIYTGITLAEYFRDMGYNVSMMADSTSRWAEALREISGRLAEMPADSGYPAYLAARLASFYERAGKVKCLGGPERTGSVTIVGAVSPPGGDFSDPVTSATLSIVQVFWGLDKKLAQRKHFPSVNWLISYSKYSTALESFYEQFDPDFINIRTKAREVLQREDDLNEIVQLVGKDALAEGDKITLETAKLLREDYLAQNAFTPYDKFCPFYKSVWMMRNIIHFFNLANQAVERGAGTDGQKITYTLIKHRLGDLFYRLVSQKFEDPAEGEAALVAKFNQLHEDLTNGFRNLEDEAR; via the exons ATGCCTGCCGTTTATGGAGGATCTCGTATGACTACCTTCGAGGACTCCGAGAAGGAGAGTGAATACGGTTACGTTCGCAAG GTATCTGGACCTGTGGTGGTTGCAGATGGAATGAATGGGGCTGCTATGTATGAACTCGTTCGTGTTGGTCATGATAATCTCATCGGTGAAATTATTCGATTGGAAGGGGACTCTGCCACTATTCAAG TTTATGAGGAAACGGCTGGGTTAATGGTTAATGATCCTGTGTTACGTACACACAAG CCTTTGTCCGTGGAGTTGGGACCTGGAATTTTGGGAAACATTTTTGATGGAATTCAG AGGCCTTTGAAAACTATTGCAAAAATATCTGCTGATGTCTATATTCCTCGTGGTGTCTCTGTTCCTGCACTTGACAAAGATACACTCTGGGAATTTAGTCCGAAGAAAATTG GTGAAGGAGACCTATTAACTGGTGGAGACTTATATGCT ACTGTTTTCGAGAACAGTTTAATGGAACACCGTGTTGCACTTCCTCCTGATGCCATGGGAAAGGTTACCTATGTAGCACCGGCTGGCCAATATTCCCTGAAG gACACTGTGTTGGAACTTGAGTTTCAAGGTGTCAAAAAGAAGTTCACCATGCTTCAG AGTTGGCCTGTACGTACACCAAGGCCTGTTGCATCAAAACTTGCAGCTGATACTCCTCTTCTTACTGGTCAG CGTGTTCTTGATGCCCTTTTCCCCTCAGTACTTGGTGGGACTTGTGCCATTCCTGGAGCTTTTGGTTGTGGCAAAACAGTCATTAGTCAGGCTCTTTCTAAG TATTCTAATTCTGATGCTGTTATTTACGTTGGTTGTGGGGAACGTGGGAATGAAATGGCAGAG GTTCTGATGGACTTTCCACAACTTACAATGACATTACCTGATGGTCGTGAAGAATCTGTCATGAAGCGTACAACACTAGTAGCTAACACTTCAAACATGCCGGTGGCTGCTCGTGAAGCTTCAATTTATACAG GAATCACTTTAGCCGAGTATTTTAGAGATATGGGTTACAATGTCAGTATGATGGCAGATTCAACATCTCGATGGGCAGAAGCATTGCGTGAAATCTCAGGAAGACTG GCGGAAATGCCTGCAGATAGTGGATATCCGGCTTACCTTGCTGCACGTTTAGCCTCTTTCTATGAACGTGCCGGGAAAGTAAAATGCCTTGGAGGTCCTGAACGGACAGGTAGTGTAACAATTGTTGGTGCTGTTTCTCCACCTGGAGGAGATTTCTCAGATCCCGTGACATCTGCAACCCTCAGCATAGTTCAG GTTTTCTGGGGATTGGACAAAAAGCTTGCTCAGAGGAAGCATTTTCCTTCTGTGAACTGGCTTATTTCTTATTCAAAGTACTCAACG GCACTCGAATCCTTTTATGAGCAATTTGATCCAGATTTTATAAACATCAGGACAAAGGCTCGTGAAGTTCTTCAAAGAGAAGATGATCTAAATGAAATTGTCCAG CTTGTGGGAAAGGATGCTTTAGCTGAAGGAGATAAGATCACCTTGGAAACTGCAAAACTTTTGAGAGAGGATTATCTTGCTCAAAATGCTTTTACGCC ATATGACAAGTTCTGTCCCTTCTACAAATCTGTCTGGATGATGCGCAACATTATTCATTTCTTCAATTTGGCAAATCAG GCGGTAGAGAGGGGAGCTGGCACCGATGGTCAGAAGATAACTTACACCCTCATCAAGCATCGTTTGGGAGATCTCTTCTATCGTTTAGT GTCTCAGAAATTTGAGGATCCTG CTGAAGGGGAAGCCGCATTGGTTGCCAAATTTAATCAGTTACATGAGGACTTGACTAATGGTTTCCGTAACCTTGAGGATGAAGCCCGATAA
- the LOC105852446 gene encoding uncharacterized protein isoform X2: MSAYENVVGGKLKLKGKALDVAGGVKKKKKKNKRNQEQFLQAAEDEISTGGSTEQAKDPNDDEEVNDGSKLSREDKPAHYDDHLTPAERRYIEQREQLDVHRLAKIANKSHRDRIQDFNQYLANMSEHYDIPKVGPG, encoded by the exons ATGTCGGCGTACGAGAACGTTGTTGGGGGTAAACTGAAGTTGAAGGGAAAAGCATTGGATGTGGCTGGTGGagttaagaagaagaaaaagaagaacaaaagaaaTCAAGAACAGTTTTTGCAAGCTGCTGAAGATGAAATTTCAACAG GTGGAAGTACAGAACAAGCTAAAGATCCTAATGATGATGAGGAAGTAAACGATGGGAGCAAATTGAGCAGAGAAGACAAGCCTGCTCATTATGATGATCATCTTACACCAGCAGAGAGGCGGTACATAGAACAAAGGGAGCAACTTGATGTTCATAGATTGGCGAAGATCGCTAATAAATCTCACCGCGATAGAATTCAGGATTTCAATCAATATCTCGCAAACATGAGTGAGCATTATGATATTCCTAAAGTTGGTCCTGGATGA
- the LOC105852446 gene encoding uncharacterized protein isoform X1 — protein sequence MDIYIFLKKMDIYIYKPTVAANTIIILELIEKIISGVSLFHSIKEMSAYENVVGGKLKLKGKALDVAGGVKKKKKKNKRNQEQFLQAAEDEISTGGSTEQAKDPNDDEEVNDGSKLSREDKPAHYDDHLTPAERRYIEQREQLDVHRLAKIANKSHRDRIQDFNQYLANMSEHYDIPKVGPG from the exons atggatatatatatttttttgaaaaaaatggatatatatatatataaacccaCAGTTGCAGCCAACACCATTATTATACTAGAattgattgaaaaaataatttcgGGCGTTTCATTGTTCCATTCGATTAAAG AGATGTCGGCGTACGAGAACGTTGTTGGGGGTAAACTGAAGTTGAAGGGAAAAGCATTGGATGTGGCTGGTGGagttaagaagaagaaaaagaagaacaaaagaaaTCAAGAACAGTTTTTGCAAGCTGCTGAAGATGAAATTTCAACAG GTGGAAGTACAGAACAAGCTAAAGATCCTAATGATGATGAGGAAGTAAACGATGGGAGCAAATTGAGCAGAGAAGACAAGCCTGCTCATTATGATGATCATCTTACACCAGCAGAGAGGCGGTACATAGAACAAAGGGAGCAACTTGATGTTCATAGATTGGCGAAGATCGCTAATAAATCTCACCGCGATAGAATTCAGGATTTCAATCAATATCTCGCAAACATGAGTGAGCATTATGATATTCCTAAAGTTGGTCCTGGATGA